From Candidatus Pedobacter colombiensis, one genomic window encodes:
- a CDS encoding SusC/RagA family TonB-linked outer membrane protein, with translation MVFAQSRNIKGIIRDAITAEPLIGATVVVSNTKNGATSNVEGKFQIVLPLEAAVIKCAYVGYKDTMITVNPGIEHIEILLQPSLQYLQDIVVTGYTRQSRSKLTGAISKVDGAAVSAAPVASLDQALQGRVPGLYVASASGLPGTPGRVTIRGIASLQGGNTDPLYIVDGVPVEAASVSALNPEDFESYSVLKDAASTAQYGSRAANGVIVITTKKGKPGIDGRTQVNYQNQFGFSKVDQSRWNMMNSAQRLQFEEILQDPAFPGWQYSRKNDKNADGSSKTESDFAYGDEVLNTLRGSNNELNKKILRSAFTQSHNLDVSGGSEKTTYYLSGGYFQQEGVLHNSGLDRYNLRSNIQHINGRLKLGLNIGLGYVNSRVTEGDFDVSETNPVAAMYFSLPYESLYNKDGSLATGTNKYGANALSMYSDINRKQNRLKGLISTNISYQIAPGLNATGTFGVDYQQENHIAYIRPDSYLGSLVDPGGQGSYHNEYLNNLGLIATGGLMYNKAWGRHDIEVNLLAEINQKNYSSSGFTGYGLIPGLENTPAGITQGTAENSFIPIISGGRSQNRLISQIGIFRYSYADKYTFTASLRGDGTSRAPEANRNRLFYALGAGWNMSKEAFMEDVKAISSLRLRASYGRTGNASGFASDFGYRGLYGGGNYGGMPALIPVYPNNPAYNWELNDIADIGVEFGLFKDRLRGGIDVYNRITSNLFLNKRLSYTSGFETMATNSGRIRNSGVELFLEGDVIKQRDFSFTAGLNLGYNRNRILNLGAEDELVTDDYSINKVGMPLGQFYMVRWAGVDPQTGSPLYLDAEGNKTTTFNPDDAVPVKGSFDPPLKGGLTLNLRYKKLELSSLFTFIKGMYRLNTAELFRTSADANYRQYNQAVDMLNIWQKPGDITDQPGAMYPRYMTDRELQNADYIKLRNIRLGYTFGDSKKPNGSIRIFKVFVQGQNLYTWTKFKAFDPEDDNNWYQYEYPLPRILTAGFNLSF, from the coding sequence ATGGTATTTGCTCAAAGCAGAAACATAAAAGGAATTATCAGAGATGCGATAACTGCCGAACCCCTAATTGGAGCAACAGTAGTAGTTTCAAACACCAAAAACGGGGCAACCAGTAATGTAGAAGGGAAGTTCCAAATTGTACTTCCATTAGAAGCAGCTGTAATTAAGTGTGCCTATGTTGGCTACAAAGATACTATGATTACCGTTAATCCTGGGATTGAACACATTGAAATTTTATTACAGCCCTCTTTACAATATCTTCAGGATATTGTAGTCACAGGATATACCCGTCAAAGCAGATCAAAACTTACTGGTGCAATTTCAAAGGTGGATGGTGCTGCTGTAAGTGCTGCACCTGTTGCATCACTTGATCAGGCGTTGCAGGGGCGTGTTCCGGGTTTGTACGTCGCATCAGCATCTGGCCTGCCAGGTACACCGGGGAGGGTAACGATTCGGGGAATAGCATCATTGCAGGGCGGTAATACAGATCCATTGTATATTGTTGATGGAGTTCCTGTAGAAGCAGCCTCAGTTTCGGCGCTTAACCCGGAAGATTTTGAATCTTATAGTGTATTGAAAGATGCAGCTTCAACGGCACAATATGGATCAAGAGCGGCCAATGGGGTGATTGTTATTACTACAAAAAAAGGAAAACCTGGTATCGACGGTAGAACCCAGGTCAATTATCAAAATCAATTTGGGTTTTCTAAGGTAGATCAATCCCGCTGGAATATGATGAACAGCGCTCAACGTCTTCAGTTTGAGGAAATTTTACAGGACCCGGCTTTTCCCGGATGGCAATATTCCAGAAAGAACGATAAAAATGCTGACGGATCATCAAAAACCGAATCAGATTTTGCATATGGTGACGAGGTGCTCAATACCTTACGCGGTAGTAATAATGAGCTGAATAAAAAGATATTACGTAGCGCTTTTACTCAGTCTCATAATCTGGATGTATCAGGTGGTTCGGAAAAAACTACATACTATTTATCAGGTGGCTATTTCCAACAAGAGGGTGTCCTCCATAATTCGGGACTTGATCGATATAACCTGCGTTCTAATATTCAGCATATCAATGGCAGACTAAAACTAGGTTTAAATATTGGTCTTGGTTATGTAAACTCCAGAGTTACTGAGGGTGATTTTGATGTATCGGAAACCAATCCGGTTGCCGCTATGTACTTCTCGTTACCTTATGAAAGCCTATATAATAAAGATGGTAGTCTGGCTACAGGCACCAATAAGTATGGTGCAAACGCATTATCTATGTATAGTGATATCAATAGGAAACAGAATCGGTTAAAAGGGCTTATATCAACCAATATATCCTATCAGATTGCACCCGGACTGAATGCAACCGGTACGTTTGGGGTAGATTATCAACAGGAAAACCACATTGCCTATATCCGTCCGGATTCTTATTTGGGTAGTTTGGTAGATCCGGGTGGTCAGGGTAGCTATCACAATGAATACCTTAATAATCTGGGACTAATTGCTACCGGAGGTTTGATGTACAACAAAGCCTGGGGGCGCCATGACATTGAGGTTAATCTATTGGCAGAGATCAATCAGAAAAACTACAGCAGTTCCGGCTTCACAGGGTACGGTTTAATCCCTGGTTTAGAAAATACACCAGCCGGGATTACTCAAGGGACCGCCGAAAACAGCTTTATTCCCATAATTAGTGGCGGGCGCTCCCAAAACAGACTGATTTCTCAGATTGGTATATTCAGGTACTCTTATGCTGACAAATATACTTTCACAGCCAGTTTAAGAGGGGATGGAACATCCAGGGCACCAGAGGCCAATAGAAATCGACTCTTTTATGCTTTAGGAGCAGGGTGGAATATGTCTAAGGAAGCATTTATGGAGGATGTTAAAGCAATAAGTAGCTTAAGATTGCGGGCGAGTTATGGAAGGACCGGAAATGCTTCTGGATTTGCCAGTGATTTTGGATATAGGGGATTATATGGTGGAGGAAATTATGGTGGAATGCCTGCTCTAATCCCTGTTTATCCAAACAACCCAGCATACAATTGGGAACTTAACGACATTGCTGATATTGGTGTAGAATTTGGATTGTTTAAAGACCGATTAAGGGGAGGCATAGATGTTTACAACAGGATCACCTCTAATCTTTTTCTAAACAAACGCTTATCGTATACTTCTGGTTTTGAGACTATGGCAACAAACTCCGGCAGGATTCGCAACAGTGGGGTAGAGTTGTTCCTGGAAGGAGATGTAATTAAACAACGTGATTTCTCCTTTACAGCCGGACTAAATTTAGGTTACAACCGCAACAGGATTTTAAATCTTGGTGCAGAGGATGAGCTTGTAACCGATGACTATTCTATTAACAAGGTTGGGATGCCACTTGGTCAATTTTACATGGTGAGATGGGCGGGGGTAGATCCACAAACTGGAAGCCCACTTTATCTGGATGCAGAAGGAAATAAAACTACTACTTTTAATCCGGATGATGCAGTTCCGGTAAAGGGTTCATTTGACCCACCTTTAAAAGGAGGACTCACCTTAAATCTGCGCTACAAAAAACTGGAGCTTTCTTCTCTGTTTACTTTCATTAAAGGCATGTACCGTTTAAATACGGCAGAATTATTCAGAACATCCGCTGATGCGAACTACCGTCAGTATAATCAAGCTGTTGATATGCTTAATATCTGGCAAAAACCTGGGGATATTACTGATCAGCCTGGAGCAATGTATCCACGGTATATGACTGACAGAGAATTACAAAATGCAGATTACATTAAATTAAGAAATATCAGGCTAGGTTATACTTTTGGTGATTCGAAGAAACCTAATGGTTCTATTCGCATTTTCAAAGTATTTGTGCAGGGCCAGAACCTTTATACCTGGACGAAATTTAAGGCTTTTGATCCTGAAGATGACAACAACTGGTACCAGTATGAATATCCTTTACCACGTATACTAACGGCTGGCTTTAATCTTTCTTTTTAA
- a CDS encoding glyoxalase superfamily protein, which yields MKAIEIISIPVTDQIRAKEFYLKLGFKVIVEAPFQGDQKWIQLGLPDGGVSITLVTWFDNMPAGCINGLVIKTDDLAKDKEELISKGLEVGEIDQTPWGQFMPVVDPDGNRISLHQGK from the coding sequence ATGAAAGCTATTGAAATTATTTCTATACCGGTTACCGATCAGATCAGAGCTAAAGAGTTTTATCTGAAGCTGGGTTTTAAGGTCATTGTGGAGGCACCTTTTCAGGGAGATCAGAAATGGATTCAACTTGGGTTACCAGACGGTGGGGTTTCTATTACCTTGGTAACATGGTTTGACAATATGCCTGCTGGCTGTATTAATGGATTGGTGATCAAAACTGATGATCTGGCTAAGGATAAAGAAGAACTGATCAGTAAAGGTTTGGAAGTGGGTGAAATTGATCAGACTCCCTGGGGACAGTTTATGCCTGTTGTTGATCCTGATGGAAATAGAATTAGTTTACACCAAGGTAAGTAG
- a CDS encoding MFS transporter, which yields MNNSKPIFKTWVPEWLIKLSILFLLLASVLLFALSTADGSAAAGYYGMEPADVQFSLLMFYAAVASFSGVEKRFFERIVTKDYLLICILLEILIAYACYHTREIWLVFTFRFLQGLVNCGITSICLNLLFGRLKSEHSREVGYTIFYGMILCVSPVTALFAAPLVENFEYNTLYKAIIFCFLPSAALLFLILNRVRILKKRPLYQLDWASFFLFVLMLLLIAYVLVYGQQMDWLEEPTIVYSILGILLLFITSILRQRSMKRPTVYLDVFKYRNFSIGIVFLVILYLIRGAFGLTTTYFITVLGMDALHANELMIYNILGIIAGSFIAIRFLIKQQLLRILWIAGFALLGVFFLMMCFLFASNADAETFIVPLFLQGLGAGMVMSPIIMFIVSSVPLSMGQSAASVGVFVRFSTFCLSIALINFYQLYFRGVHTDIMGRSLSLLDTELPERLRMYQSALAGRGMLKDEAAKAATGLLSKAVQKQAFLQFCVNYYELVALLCLVTIVLIALQPVISRTIINVQNRRPAPAGF from the coding sequence ATGAATAACTCGAAACCCATATTTAAAACATGGGTGCCGGAATGGCTGATTAAGCTAAGCATTTTATTCCTCTTATTGGCTTCTGTATTGCTTTTTGCTTTGTCTACAGCCGACGGCAGTGCTGCGGCCGGATATTATGGCATGGAGCCCGCAGATGTACAGTTTTCTTTATTGATGTTTTATGCAGCAGTAGCCAGCTTTTCTGGGGTAGAAAAGCGTTTCTTTGAGCGTATTGTGACCAAAGACTACCTGTTGATCTGTATTTTACTGGAAATATTGATTGCTTACGCCTGTTACCATACACGGGAAATCTGGCTTGTATTTACCTTTAGGTTTTTGCAGGGCCTCGTAAATTGTGGTATCACCAGTATTTGTCTGAACCTGTTGTTCGGGCGATTAAAATCTGAGCATTCCAGAGAAGTGGGATATACTATATTTTATGGAATGATTTTATGTGTATCGCCTGTAACCGCGCTTTTTGCAGCCCCATTAGTAGAGAATTTTGAGTATAATACGCTGTATAAGGCCATTATTTTTTGTTTCCTGCCAAGTGCGGCTTTGTTATTCCTGATTTTAAACCGGGTTAGGATTCTTAAGAAAAGACCTTTATATCAGCTTGACTGGGCCAGCTTTTTTCTTTTTGTGTTGATGTTGCTCCTGATTGCTTATGTGTTGGTTTATGGTCAGCAAATGGATTGGCTGGAGGAGCCTACTATCGTTTACAGTATTTTAGGTATCCTGCTTTTATTTATTACTTCCATATTGAGACAGCGTTCTATGAAGCGCCCTACAGTATATCTTGACGTTTTTAAATACCGAAATTTTAGCATTGGCATTGTTTTTCTAGTGATCCTTTACTTGATACGCGGTGCTTTTGGTTTAACCACTACTTATTTTATCACTGTTCTGGGAATGGATGCTTTGCATGCCAATGAGCTAATGATTTATAATATTCTGGGCATTATTGCAGGTTCCTTTATCGCGATTCGCTTTTTGATAAAGCAACAGCTGCTGCGGATATTGTGGATAGCAGGGTTTGCTTTATTGGGGGTGTTTTTTCTGATGATGTGTTTTCTTTTTGCTTCAAATGCGGATGCGGAAACATTTATTGTTCCACTATTTTTGCAAGGACTGGGCGCAGGAATGGTCATGTCTCCAATTATTATGTTTATAGTTTCTTCAGTGCCATTGTCTATGGGGCAATCTGCAGCTTCTGTTGGGGTCTTTGTTCGCTTTTCGACCTTTTGCCTAAGTATTGCCCTGATCAATTTCTATCAGCTGTATTTTAGAGGTGTTCATACAGATATTATGGGTAGAAGCTTATCTTTATTGGATACTGAACTACCTGAACGATTAAGGATGTACCAATCAGCATTAGCCGGTAGGGGCATGTTAAAGGATGAAGCGGCAAAAGCGGCTACAGGACTTTTAAGTAAAGCGGTGCAGAAACAGGCCTTTCTGCAATTCTGTGTCAACTATTATGAGCTGGTTGCGCTTCTTTGTCTGGTTACTATTGTGCTGATTGCATTGCAGCCGGTGATTAGCAGAACGATTATCAATGTGCAGAATAGACGTCCGGCACCTGCTGGATTTTAG
- a CDS encoding HlyD family secretion protein, producing MSTQKQNKTDRIITRITTIIAAVVFVILLIWGIKTVFGYLRYEETNDAQIDEYINPVTARVNGYIKSVRYVENQVVNKGDTLVVIDDSDYLTQQDEAAASLTNAKAQVAVLESTVQTSGTAAGASKAKIAAARAKLWKQQADYDRYKKLYDAESATRQQLETMQSMLEVAQADYKAAQEEYAAALSKTNDIRAQSGVLKSEIQRREAVLKRNDLNTSYTVIVAPYNGKMGRRTIQPGQLVQNGQTIAYIVDRDAGKWVTANFKETQIGKMQIGESVRVEVDAFPGKEFSGKVESFSGATGSRFSLLPPDNATGNFVKIAQRIPVRIRLEGSIAELENLRAGMSAIVRIKKDRAHE from the coding sequence ATGAGCACTCAAAAACAAAACAAAACAGATCGGATCATTACACGTATCACGACGATCATTGCTGCAGTTGTATTCGTGATATTGTTGATTTGGGGCATCAAGACGGTATTCGGTTATTTAAGATATGAAGAAACCAATGATGCGCAAATAGATGAATATATTAACCCGGTTACAGCCAGGGTAAATGGCTATATAAAATCAGTCCGCTATGTAGAAAATCAGGTGGTAAATAAGGGGGATACATTGGTGGTGATAGACGATAGTGATTACCTGACCCAGCAGGATGAAGCGGCGGCTTCCTTAACCAATGCAAAAGCGCAGGTAGCAGTATTGGAAAGTACAGTACAGACATCAGGTACTGCCGCTGGGGCCAGCAAAGCAAAGATTGCAGCTGCTAGAGCAAAGTTATGGAAGCAGCAGGCGGATTATGATCGATATAAAAAATTGTATGATGCAGAGTCGGCTACACGTCAGCAATTGGAAACCATGCAAAGTATGCTGGAAGTGGCGCAGGCAGATTATAAGGCTGCACAGGAAGAATATGCTGCTGCATTGTCTAAAACCAATGATATAAGAGCACAGTCTGGCGTCTTAAAATCTGAGATTCAAAGGAGGGAGGCTGTTTTGAAAAGAAATGATTTGAATACCTCTTATACTGTGATTGTTGCCCCTTATAATGGAAAGATGGGTAGAAGAACTATACAGCCGGGACAGTTGGTTCAAAATGGACAAACCATCGCTTATATTGTAGATCGTGATGCAGGGAAATGGGTAACTGCTAATTTCAAAGAAACTCAGATTGGAAAAATGCAGATTGGGGAGTCGGTGAGGGTAGAGGTAGATGCTTTTCCAGGGAAAGAATTTTCAGGAAAGGTTGAATCTTTCTCCGGAGCCACTGGATCAAGGTTTTCCCTTTTACCACCAGATAATGCGACAGGTAACTTCGTGAAAATTGCCCAGCGCATTCCTGTTCGGATTCGTCTGGAAGGAAGTATTGCAGAGCTGGAAAACCTTAGAGCAGGAATGAGTGCCATTGTGCGCATTAAAAAGGATAGGGCTCATGAATAA
- a CDS encoding TolC family protein, with product MSFLLPSLWGHAQTGITIGSPLTITQVWQLTDSNSRKIQMMQLGVQAADGNVKVARSERLPDVAMEGVLAHIFDMPIYENGLFHTPTQFPVEPKYYKVSADAYLNLYNGGKANREIAASKKEREIAVAKKQLSGQEIHFTAAVYFYDVYRNKSYKELLEQDIKDREKQLGEINALYKNGMVLKSDVLRAELRLSQQKMLLIEIENSIKIASQKLNLLIGRPDHILLDPIVPESAADPIFLKGIADYMNEAESKSFKVEISKKEQELSAFKLKQVKSNVLPSLGLFGEYFYAYPQVQFYPYALSLYSNGMAGLKLKIPISSFYQNKDKVKVAEAQLRRQEVEDEDVKENIRQEVQEAYIRYTESLKRIDVATENIQQAAESYRIVQNTYFNQLALLTDLLDAETQLLQSKFELTTAKVNARIQYYQLQKAVGNL from the coding sequence ATGTCCTTTCTTTTACCTTCCCTTTGGGGCCATGCACAAACAGGAATTACCATTGGAAGCCCATTAACCATTACCCAGGTATGGCAATTAACAGATAGTAACAGCAGAAAGATACAGATGATGCAGCTTGGGGTACAGGCAGCTGATGGAAATGTTAAGGTTGCACGTTCAGAACGCTTGCCTGATGTGGCTATGGAAGGTGTACTGGCACATATTTTTGATATGCCTATTTATGAAAACGGACTTTTTCATACACCTACCCAGTTTCCGGTAGAGCCTAAATATTACAAAGTTTCTGCCGACGCGTACTTGAATTTATATAATGGTGGAAAGGCCAATCGTGAGATTGCCGCATCGAAAAAGGAGCGGGAAATTGCAGTGGCGAAAAAACAATTGAGTGGACAAGAAATCCACTTTACAGCTGCTGTATATTTTTATGATGTATACCGAAATAAATCTTATAAAGAATTACTGGAACAGGACATTAAAGACCGCGAAAAACAATTGGGTGAAATCAATGCGCTTTATAAAAATGGGATGGTCTTAAAAAGTGATGTCCTTAGAGCAGAGCTTAGGTTGTCTCAGCAAAAGATGCTCCTTATAGAGATTGAAAATAGCATCAAGATCGCTTCTCAAAAGTTAAATCTTTTAATTGGAAGGCCTGATCATATCTTGCTAGATCCTATAGTTCCCGAATCTGCAGCTGATCCGATATTTTTAAAAGGAATAGCCGATTATATGAATGAGGCAGAATCGAAGTCATTTAAGGTAGAGATTTCTAAGAAGGAACAGGAGTTAAGCGCATTCAAACTGAAGCAAGTGAAATCGAATGTTTTGCCTTCTCTGGGGTTGTTTGGTGAGTATTTTTATGCCTATCCCCAGGTTCAGTTTTATCCCTATGCACTTTCTCTATATAGTAATGGGATGGCTGGATTAAAGTTGAAGATTCCTATTTCTTCATTTTACCAAAATAAAGATAAAGTTAAGGTTGCTGAAGCTCAGTTGCGCCGCCAGGAGGTTGAAGATGAGGATGTGAAAGAGAATATTCGTCAGGAGGTTCAGGAAGCCTATATCCGTTATACAGAATCTTTGAAACGCATCGATGTAGCCACAGAAAATATTCAACAAGCTGCTGAAAGCTACAGGATCGTACAAAATACTTACTTCAATCAGCTAGCCTTATTAACCGATTTGCTAGATGCAGAAACGCAGTTGCTACAATCAAAGTTTGAACTGACCACGGCGAAAGTTAATGCCAGAATTCAATATTATCAATTACAAAAAGCAGTAGGAAATCTATAA
- a CDS encoding AraC family transcriptional regulator, translating into MQKTSNETILFELDEKSETTFVWHSKFEDKFRHHKHTKGQLTYVEGGVIFLFTNDKSYFLPARHYLWIPAGIEHHLEHRYKSTIVRNIYFNTADVENNPFFSQIGIYPVNNLLLEMLKFSENWNGNISLGSQEYGFLDTIKNILPVISKHPLPLVVPTTDNERLRPALKYIHTHLANELTLPIIASATGFSERTLSRIFQASLKISFFQYLKLVRMTKAMEKLLESDLTISEIAYEVGYDSISSFSNTFYKMTGRRPSTFKELKIATLEVIATSQSNFT; encoded by the coding sequence ATGCAAAAAACAAGTAATGAAACTATTTTGTTTGAACTTGACGAGAAGTCAGAGACAACGTTTGTATGGCACAGTAAATTTGAAGACAAGTTTAGACACCACAAGCATACCAAAGGTCAGCTCACCTATGTAGAAGGTGGAGTCATCTTTCTGTTTACCAATGATAAATCTTATTTCTTACCTGCACGCCATTATTTATGGATTCCTGCTGGTATTGAACACCACCTGGAACACCGTTATAAATCGACCATTGTCCGCAATATTTACTTTAATACAGCCGATGTAGAAAACAACCCTTTTTTTAGCCAAATTGGTATCTATCCCGTCAACAATCTATTGCTGGAAATGCTTAAGTTTTCGGAAAACTGGAATGGAAATATCAGTCTAGGCTCGCAGGAATATGGTTTCTTAGATACCATAAAAAACATTTTGCCAGTCATCAGTAAACATCCCTTGCCCCTTGTAGTCCCTACCACAGACAATGAACGACTGAGACCGGCATTAAAATATATCCATACACACCTGGCCAACGAACTTACGCTTCCTATAATTGCTTCCGCCACTGGCTTTAGCGAACGTACCTTATCGAGAATCTTTCAGGCTTCCCTCAAAATTTCTTTCTTTCAATACCTGAAGCTGGTAAGAATGACTAAGGCAATGGAGAAATTACTGGAAAGTGACCTCACCATTAGTGAAATTGCCTATGAAGTAGGCTATGACAGCATCTCCTCCTTCAGCAACACTTTTTACAAGATGACTGGGCGAAGACCTTCCACCTTTAAAGAGCTAAAAATTGCGACACTGGAAGTGATAGCGACTTCTCAAAGTAATTTTACCTAA
- the dnaA gene encoding chromosomal replication initiator protein DnaA — MQHTCTQVWNNCLQIIKDNIPAQSFKTWFEPISALKLEDRVLTVQVPSLFFYEWLEEHYVGLLRKTVKQQLGDEGRLEYNIVVDKSTNGALPYTTNMPSNGNGSTNRKQSMPVPVNINRDIKNPFVIPGLKKMNVDPQLNASYTFEAYVEGDCNRLARSAGHAVAAKPGATSFNPLMIYGASGLGKTHLAQAIGNEIRRSLPDKLVIYVSCEKFCQQFVESLKNNTINDFVNFYQAMDVIIMDDVHNFAGKEKTQDIFFHIFNHLHQSGKQIIITSDKAPKDLSGLEERLLSRFKWGLSADLQVPELETRIAILRKKMYADGIDLPDEVVEYVAHNIDNNVRELEGAMVSLLAQSTMNKKEIDLQLAKSMLKNFIKNTTKEVSMDYIQKLVCDYFEVPVHLLKAPTRKREVVQARQISMYLAKGMTKSSLKTIGAFFGGRDHSTVIYACQTVEDLIQTDKKFRAYVNDIEKKLKMS, encoded by the coding sequence ATGCAACACACTTGTACACAAGTATGGAATAACTGTCTCCAAATTATAAAGGATAATATCCCGGCCCAGAGCTTCAAAACCTGGTTCGAACCGATATCAGCCCTTAAGCTTGAAGATAGGGTTTTAACTGTACAGGTACCTAGTTTGTTCTTCTATGAGTGGCTGGAAGAGCATTATGTAGGCTTGCTGCGAAAAACTGTAAAACAACAACTTGGTGATGAAGGTCGGTTAGAGTATAACATCGTTGTCGACAAGTCGACAAATGGTGCTTTACCTTACACCACTAACATGCCGTCAAATGGTAACGGATCTACCAACAGGAAGCAGTCAATGCCAGTTCCTGTAAACATCAACAGGGACATTAAAAATCCTTTTGTAATTCCGGGATTGAAGAAGATGAATGTAGACCCTCAGTTAAACGCAAGTTATACTTTTGAGGCCTATGTAGAGGGAGACTGTAATCGTCTGGCACGTTCGGCCGGACACGCTGTAGCGGCAAAACCTGGTGCTACATCATTTAACCCATTAATGATCTATGGTGCTTCGGGTTTGGGTAAAACTCACCTGGCTCAGGCTATCGGTAATGAAATCAGAAGAAGTTTACCGGATAAGTTGGTGATCTATGTGTCATGCGAGAAATTTTGCCAGCAATTTGTGGAATCGTTGAAAAACAATACGATTAATGATTTCGTGAATTTCTATCAGGCAATGGATGTGATCATCATGGATGATGTACATAACTTTGCGGGCAAAGAAAAGACACAGGATATCTTCTTCCACATTTTTAACCATTTACATCAGTCAGGAAAGCAGATCATCATTACTTCTGATAAGGCGCCTAAAGATTTATCTGGACTTGAAGAACGTCTTTTGAGTCGTTTCAAATGGGGACTTTCAGCTGATCTGCAAGTGCCTGAACTGGAGACAAGAATCGCTATTCTGAGAAAGAAAATGTATGCTGATGGTATTGATCTACCTGATGAAGTTGTAGAATATGTAGCTCATAACATCGATAACAATGTACGTGAACTTGAAGGAGCGATGGTTTCTTTATTGGCACAGTCGACGATGAATAAGAAAGAGATCGATTTACAATTGGCTAAATCTATGCTTAAGAACTTCATTAAGAACACGACTAAAGAAGTTTCAATGGATTATATCCAGAAATTGGTTTGTGATTACTTTGAAGTACCTGTTCATTTGCTTAAAGCACCTACCCGTAAACGTGAGGTTGTACAGGCTCGTCAGATCTCTATGTACCTTGCTAAAGGGATGACCAAAAGTTCACTAAAAACTATCGGTGCATTTTTTGGTGGAAGAGATCATTCGACCGTAATTTATGCTTGCCAGACTGTTGAAGATCTGATTCAGACAGATAAGAAGTTTAGGGCTTACGTGAACGATATTGAAAAGAAATTAAAGATGAGCTAA
- a CDS encoding pseudouridine synthase — protein sequence MLEIVYQDDHLIAINKPHGLLVHRSSIANDAKEFALQLLRDQVNRHVSPVHRLDRKTGGLLLFAFEKDVEIAMQQQFMNGEVQKKYLAVLRGYAPDQLDIDYPLAKENGTIQEAFTSFVTLKRAEIDVAFGKHSTSRYSLVEAAPTTGRMHQLRKHFAHIFYPIIGDRKHGCNKQNKFFKEQWEMTTMLLHASELIFKHPLSGQQIHLKAPVQAEFLRVMELMKW from the coding sequence ATGCTTGAGATTGTATATCAGGACGACCATTTAATAGCGATCAATAAACCACATGGATTGCTAGTACACCGCTCGTCAATTGCCAATGATGCCAAAGAATTTGCCTTACAGCTTTTGAGAGATCAGGTAAATCGCCATGTTAGTCCCGTACATAGATTGGATAGAAAAACAGGTGGTCTGTTACTTTTTGCTTTTGAGAAAGATGTAGAGATAGCCATGCAGCAGCAATTTATGAACGGGGAAGTGCAAAAAAAATACCTGGCCGTACTTCGTGGTTATGCTCCAGATCAACTGGATATCGATTATCCGCTGGCTAAGGAGAACGGTACCATTCAGGAAGCCTTCACCTCATTCGTTACTTTAAAGCGGGCCGAAATTGATGTGGCCTTTGGAAAACACTCAACTTCCCGGTATTCGCTGGTAGAAGCAGCACCTACTACCGGTCGCATGCACCAGTTGCGAAAACATTTTGCGCACATCTTTTATCCAATAATAGGAGATAGGAAGCATGGTTGTAATAAACAGAATAAGTTTTTTAAAGAGCAATGGGAGATGACTACAATGTTACTCCATGCATCTGAATTGATATTTAAACATCCTTTAAGTGGACAGCAAATTCATCTAAAAGCTCCGGTTCAAGCCGAGTTTTTAAGGGTGATGGAGTTGATGAAATGGTGA